One genomic region from Daphnia magna isolate NIES linkage group LG10, ASM2063170v1.1, whole genome shotgun sequence encodes:
- the LOC116932562 gene encoding uncharacterized protein LOC116932562 isoform X3, translated as MSDGSSPTQIGRCGVNEPMVSIDSLTTINTDEDETSDCHSEAESSYVSDPEEEGPVSIVTNLRPSPLNAQQVEEKPPAGGRIAKDTGCCLYSAITALFVMVVLIGIVLIVTGPVLGLPFPPLMRANTPMILPPLDHNHLTANISHDPFMDDGHQDDTNHTDDQELQSIHYDWESMDNSTNPSMDSFEYDYLEEATAVPTNWTEYLANHNETGIFNETVIEDLANLSPEALRTKYVAYVPVPLRFDDDQQTDATDDDFHDSETNDRHDDDIDHDAIYFDDQAEQTPRPSSVRRRPSATIEKVLLPIVMVPQSETIDDRMKTSQGADSWRSNHFSGDRPHYPPRRFDEDQSSGQMDGVDDEDHLTSSSRRIAGLNPPRRGGAGGDRRRGPGLDYRMFGSLTQPESRNRRPFRPRQRERFRPRDDFGRTTSLHPHRVLPPPGRLRSRINKNNDRPRMIEGREGNPSFYIRPPPRPRPRISHPPRPRAHRPSPQDAWLSRQRTADPPPAPVTTTKRPAYSYPRDAMSIQDIISYMTSMSHSEQTTKKPAAPVGPEHRTAVWTNTDYYSNDAAEGRSRAGQSYPPVLPAPPGISRSHDSMPVESHRNAGVSNPNNPYSFKLDVYPVRDGLGGDSYAPSGPAYRQQSVPPPSNYRHRPSSSYQENRQPSGDSSGSLSDSYSYRPQRRPTGSGYHDHGGYTKYREDEEDDAMPVPLAFRPRRPESTTPKPKLIVHLNVFNQGKGTGSRNRYAEQRQSDDEAEDYYSPSDIYRAVLRNNAPKGDHEAGGDDGIMPSGQSRVDTFAHHRMDSAAGLASDSAASSSGAGNTYDSHNMAALPSDQYYRSLVTRRPSSSSANAGNNYRLSHQSRNFYPAVDDDVPEPLPMPMAAQLSNDGCTGVNCTVHADGLVNNTQITPLVF; from the exons ATCGGCCGGTGCGGAGTGAACGAACCGATGGTCAGCATCGACAGTTTGACAACCATCAACACGGACGAAGACGAAACAAGTGACTGCCACAGCGAGGCGGAGAGCAGTTACGTTTCCGATCCGGAAGAAGAAGGACCCGTGTCGATAGTGACCAATCTCAGGCCGTCGCCATTAAACGCGCAACAAGTGGAAGAGAAACCTCCGGCCGGAGGTAGGATCGCCAAAGACACTGGCTGTTGTCTTTACAGCGCCATCACAGCCCTTTTCGTCATGGTG gttttaATCGGAATCGTGTTGATCGTTACCGGTCCCGTTTTGGGCCTTCCGTTCCCACCGTTGATGCGAGCCAATACGCCGATGATCCTACCGCCCCTAGACCACAATCATCTGACGGCTAACATCAGCCATGATCCTTTCATGGACGATGGCCATCAAGACGATACGAATCATACCGACGATCAAGAACTGCAATCGATCCATTACGATTGGGAATCGATGGATAACAGTACGAATCCTTCGATGGATTCGTTCGAATACGATTACCTGGAAGAGGCCACCGCAGTGCCGACCAACTGGACTGAATACCTGGCCAACCACAACGAGACGGGCATTTTTAACGAGACGGTCATCGAGGATCTTGCCAACCTGTCGCCGGAAGCGTTACGCACAAAGTATGTGGCCTACGTGCCTGTCCCGCTCAGATTTGACGACGACCAACAGACTGACGCAACTGATGACGACTTTCATGACTCGGAAACGAATGACAGGCACGACGATGACATCGACCACGACGCCATCTATTTCGACGACCAAGCCGAGCAGACTCCGCGCCCGTCTTCCGTAAGGCGACGGCCTTCGGCCACCATCGAGAAAGTCTTACTGCCCATCGTGATGGTGCCGCAATCGGAAACGATCGACGACCGGATGAAAACGAGCCAAGGTGCCGATTCGTGGCGGTCCAACCATTTCTCTGGCGATCGGCCCCATTATCCGCCGAGGCGGTTCGATGAGGACCAATCCAGCGGCCAGATGGACGGTGTCGATGATGAGGATCATTTGACTTCGTCCTCTCGCCGCATTGCCGGCCTCAATCCTCCTAGACGAGGTGGCGCCGGAGGCGATCGAAGGAGAGGCCCGGGCTTGGATTATCGCATGTTCGGCTCTTTAACTCAGCCGGAGAGCAGGAACAGGAGGCCCTTCCGTCCGCGACAGCGGGAACGCTTCCGGCCGCGTGATGATTTCGGTCGGACGACGAGTCTCCATCCGCACAGGGTCCTCCCTCCGCCGGGCCGTTTGCGTTCCAGGATTAATAAGAACAACGACCGGCCGCGGATGATAGAAGGGCGCGAAGGTAATCCGTCGTTTTACATCCGACCTCCGCCAAGACCGAGGCCGCGGATTAGTCATCCGCCGCGTCCGAGAGCCCATCGACCTTCTCCGCAGGATGCCTGGCTGAGTCGTCAACGCACTGCCGATCCTCCTCCTGCTCCGGTGACTACCACCAAACGGCCGGCCTATTCTTATCCGCGGGATGCGATGAGCATCCAGGACATCATCAG TTACATGACGTCGATGAGCCACTCGGAACAGACAACCAAGAAACCGGCGGCGCCGGTCGGGCCCGAACACCGAACGGCCGTTTGGACCAATACGGACTATTATTCAAATGATGCTGCGGAAGGTCGTTCGCGTGCGGGACAGTCCTACCCTCCCGTCTTACCTGCGCCGCCCGGCATTTCTAGATCGCACGATTCGATGCCGGTGGAATCGCACAGGAACGCCGGAGTCTCCAATCCCAATAATCCGTACTCGTTCAAATTGGATGTTTATCCGGTGCGGGACGGCCTGGGCGGGGACAGCTACGCCCCATCGGGTCCGGCTTACAGGCAACAGAGCGTCCCGCCACCGAGCAATTATCGGCACAGGCCATCGTCTTCCTATCAGGAGAACCGACAGCCTTCCGGCGACTCTTCCGGCAGCCTGTCTG ATTCTTATTCGTACCGGCCTCAGCGACGTCCCACCGGAAGCGGTTATCACGATCACGGTGGCTATACGAAATACCGGGAAGATGAGGAGGACGACGCGATGCCGGTGCCGCTGGCCTTCCGGCCAAGACGACCGGAGTCCACCACACCCAAACCGAAGCTGATCGTCCATTTAAACGTTTTCAATCAGGGCAAAGGCACCGGAAGCCGCAACAG GTATGCAGAACAACGTCAAAGTGATGACGAAGCCGAAGATTATTATTCTCCCAGTGACATTTATCGGGCCGTTTTGAGAAACAATGCGCCCAAAGGCGATCACGAAG CAGGTGGTGATGATGGTATCATGCCGAGCGGTCAGAGCCGTGTCGATACATTTGCTCATCATCGGATGGACAGCGCTGCAGGGCTGGCTAGTGATTCGGCTGCCTCTTCTTCCGGCGCTGGTAACACGTACGACAGTCACAACATGGCCGCTCTGCCCAGCGATCAGTACTACAGGTCGTTGGTGACGAGGAGACCTTCGTCCAGCAGCGCTAACGCGGGCAATAATTACAGATTGAGTCATCAGAGTCGCAATTTCTATCCGGCTGTGGATGATGATGTTCCGGAACCTCTGCCTATGCCCATGGCTGCCCAGCTATCTAACGATGGCTGCACCGGAGTCAATTGCACTGTCCACGCGGACGGCCTGGTGAATAACACGCAAATAACTCCGCTTGTTTTTTAA
- the LOC116932562 gene encoding uncharacterized protein LOC116932562 isoform X1 — protein MSDGSSPTQIGRCGVNEPMVSIDSLTTINTDEDETSDCHSEAESSYVSDPEEEGPVSIVTNLRPSPLNAQQVEEKPPAGGRIAKDTGCCLYSAITALFVMVVLIGIVLIVTGPVLGLPFPPLMRANTPMILPPLDHNHLTANISHDPFMDDGHQDDTNHTDDQELQSIHYDWESMDNSTNPSMDSFEYDYLEEATAVPTNWTEYLANHNETGIFNETVIEDLANLSPEALRTKYVAYVPVPLRFDDDQQTDATDDDFHDSETNDRHDDDIDHDAIYFDDQAEQTPRPSSVRRRPSATIEKVLLPIVMVPQSETIDDRMKTSQGADSWRSNHFSGDRPHYPPRRFDEDQSSGQMDGVDDEDHLTSSSRRIAGLNPPRRGGAGGDRRRGPGLDYRMFGSLTQPESRNRRPFRPRQRERFRPRDDFGRTTSLHPHRVLPPPGRLRSRINKNNDRPRMIEGREGNPSFYIRPPPRPRPRISHPPRPRAHRPSPQDAWLSRQRTADPPPAPVTTTKRPAYSYPRDAMSIQDIISYMTSMSHSEQTTKKPAAPVGPEHRTAVWTNTDYYSNDAAEGRSRAGQSYPPVLPAPPGISRSHDSMPVESHRNAGVSNPNNPYSFKLDVYPVRDGLGGDSYAPSGPAYRQQSVPPPSNYRHRPSSSYQENRQPSGDSSGSLSDSYSYRPQRRPTGSGYHDHGGYTKYREDEEDDAMPVPLAFRPRRPESTTPKPKLIVHLNVFNQGKGTGSRNSNRYAEQRQSDDEAEDYYSPSDIYRAVLRNNAPKGDHEAGGDDGIMPSGQSRVDTFAHHRMDSAAGLASDSAASSSGAGNTYDSHNMAALPSDQYYRSLVTRRPSSSSANAGNNYRLSHQSRNFYPAVDDDVPEPLPMPMAAQLSNDGCTGVNCTVHADGLVNNTQITPLVF, from the exons ATCGGCCGGTGCGGAGTGAACGAACCGATGGTCAGCATCGACAGTTTGACAACCATCAACACGGACGAAGACGAAACAAGTGACTGCCACAGCGAGGCGGAGAGCAGTTACGTTTCCGATCCGGAAGAAGAAGGACCCGTGTCGATAGTGACCAATCTCAGGCCGTCGCCATTAAACGCGCAACAAGTGGAAGAGAAACCTCCGGCCGGAGGTAGGATCGCCAAAGACACTGGCTGTTGTCTTTACAGCGCCATCACAGCCCTTTTCGTCATGGTG gttttaATCGGAATCGTGTTGATCGTTACCGGTCCCGTTTTGGGCCTTCCGTTCCCACCGTTGATGCGAGCCAATACGCCGATGATCCTACCGCCCCTAGACCACAATCATCTGACGGCTAACATCAGCCATGATCCTTTCATGGACGATGGCCATCAAGACGATACGAATCATACCGACGATCAAGAACTGCAATCGATCCATTACGATTGGGAATCGATGGATAACAGTACGAATCCTTCGATGGATTCGTTCGAATACGATTACCTGGAAGAGGCCACCGCAGTGCCGACCAACTGGACTGAATACCTGGCCAACCACAACGAGACGGGCATTTTTAACGAGACGGTCATCGAGGATCTTGCCAACCTGTCGCCGGAAGCGTTACGCACAAAGTATGTGGCCTACGTGCCTGTCCCGCTCAGATTTGACGACGACCAACAGACTGACGCAACTGATGACGACTTTCATGACTCGGAAACGAATGACAGGCACGACGATGACATCGACCACGACGCCATCTATTTCGACGACCAAGCCGAGCAGACTCCGCGCCCGTCTTCCGTAAGGCGACGGCCTTCGGCCACCATCGAGAAAGTCTTACTGCCCATCGTGATGGTGCCGCAATCGGAAACGATCGACGACCGGATGAAAACGAGCCAAGGTGCCGATTCGTGGCGGTCCAACCATTTCTCTGGCGATCGGCCCCATTATCCGCCGAGGCGGTTCGATGAGGACCAATCCAGCGGCCAGATGGACGGTGTCGATGATGAGGATCATTTGACTTCGTCCTCTCGCCGCATTGCCGGCCTCAATCCTCCTAGACGAGGTGGCGCCGGAGGCGATCGAAGGAGAGGCCCGGGCTTGGATTATCGCATGTTCGGCTCTTTAACTCAGCCGGAGAGCAGGAACAGGAGGCCCTTCCGTCCGCGACAGCGGGAACGCTTCCGGCCGCGTGATGATTTCGGTCGGACGACGAGTCTCCATCCGCACAGGGTCCTCCCTCCGCCGGGCCGTTTGCGTTCCAGGATTAATAAGAACAACGACCGGCCGCGGATGATAGAAGGGCGCGAAGGTAATCCGTCGTTTTACATCCGACCTCCGCCAAGACCGAGGCCGCGGATTAGTCATCCGCCGCGTCCGAGAGCCCATCGACCTTCTCCGCAGGATGCCTGGCTGAGTCGTCAACGCACTGCCGATCCTCCTCCTGCTCCGGTGACTACCACCAAACGGCCGGCCTATTCTTATCCGCGGGATGCGATGAGCATCCAGGACATCATCAG TTACATGACGTCGATGAGCCACTCGGAACAGACAACCAAGAAACCGGCGGCGCCGGTCGGGCCCGAACACCGAACGGCCGTTTGGACCAATACGGACTATTATTCAAATGATGCTGCGGAAGGTCGTTCGCGTGCGGGACAGTCCTACCCTCCCGTCTTACCTGCGCCGCCCGGCATTTCTAGATCGCACGATTCGATGCCGGTGGAATCGCACAGGAACGCCGGAGTCTCCAATCCCAATAATCCGTACTCGTTCAAATTGGATGTTTATCCGGTGCGGGACGGCCTGGGCGGGGACAGCTACGCCCCATCGGGTCCGGCTTACAGGCAACAGAGCGTCCCGCCACCGAGCAATTATCGGCACAGGCCATCGTCTTCCTATCAGGAGAACCGACAGCCTTCCGGCGACTCTTCCGGCAGCCTGTCTG ATTCTTATTCGTACCGGCCTCAGCGACGTCCCACCGGAAGCGGTTATCACGATCACGGTGGCTATACGAAATACCGGGAAGATGAGGAGGACGACGCGATGCCGGTGCCGCTGGCCTTCCGGCCAAGACGACCGGAGTCCACCACACCCAAACCGAAGCTGATCGTCCATTTAAACGTTTTCAATCAGGGCAAAGGCACCGGAAGCCGCAACAG CAATAGGTATGCAGAACAACGTCAAAGTGATGACGAAGCCGAAGATTATTATTCTCCCAGTGACATTTATCGGGCCGTTTTGAGAAACAATGCGCCCAAAGGCGATCACGAAG CAGGTGGTGATGATGGTATCATGCCGAGCGGTCAGAGCCGTGTCGATACATTTGCTCATCATCGGATGGACAGCGCTGCAGGGCTGGCTAGTGATTCGGCTGCCTCTTCTTCCGGCGCTGGTAACACGTACGACAGTCACAACATGGCCGCTCTGCCCAGCGATCAGTACTACAGGTCGTTGGTGACGAGGAGACCTTCGTCCAGCAGCGCTAACGCGGGCAATAATTACAGATTGAGTCATCAGAGTCGCAATTTCTATCCGGCTGTGGATGATGATGTTCCGGAACCTCTGCCTATGCCCATGGCTGCCCAGCTATCTAACGATGGCTGCACCGGAGTCAATTGCACTGTCCACGCGGACGGCCTGGTGAATAACACGCAAATAACTCCGCTTGTTTTTTAA
- the LOC116932562 gene encoding uncharacterized protein LOC116932562 isoform X6 — protein sequence MSDGSSPTQIGRCGVNEPMVSIDSLTTINTDEDETSDCHSEAESSYVSDPEEEGPVSIVTNLRPSPLNAQQVEEKPPAGGRIAKDTGCCLYSAITALFVMVVLIGIVLIVTGPVLGLPFPPLMRANTPMILPPLDHNHLTANISHDPFMDDGHQDDTNHTDDQELQSIHYDWESMDNSTNPSMDSFEYDYLEEATAVPTNWTEYLANHNETGIFNETVIEDLANLSPEALRTKHDDDIDHDAIYFDDQAEQTPRPSSVRRRPSATIEKVLLPIVMVPQSETIDDRMKTSQGADSWRSNHFSGDRPHYPPRRFDEDQSSGQMDGVDDEDHLTSSSRRIAGLNPPRRGGAGGDRRRGPGLDYRMFGSLTQPESRNRRPFRPRQRERFRPRDDFGRTTSLHPHRVLPPPGRLRSRINKNNDRPRMIEGREGNPSFYIRPPPRPRPRISHPPRPRAHRPSPQDAWLSRQRTADPPPAPVTTTKRPAYSYPRDAMSIQDIISYMTSMSHSEQTTKKPAAPVGPEHRTAVWTNTDYYSNDAAEGRSRAGQSYPPVLPAPPGISRSHDSMPVESHRNAGVSNPNNPYSFKLDVYPVRDGLGGDSYAPSGPAYRQQSVPPPSNYRHRPSSSYQENRQPSGDSSGSLSDSYSYRPQRRPTGSGYHDHGGYTKYREDEEDDAMPVPLAFRPRRPESTTPKPKLIVHLNVFNQGKGTGSRNSNRYAEQRQSDDEAEDYYSPSDIYRAVLRNNAPKGDHEAGGDDGIMPSGQSRVDTFAHHRMDSAAGLASDSAASSSGAGNTYDSHNMAALPSDQYYRSLVTRRPSSSSANAGNNYRLSHQSRNFYPAVDDDVPEPLPMPMAAQLSNDGCTGVNCTVHADGLVNNTQITPLVF from the exons ATCGGCCGGTGCGGAGTGAACGAACCGATGGTCAGCATCGACAGTTTGACAACCATCAACACGGACGAAGACGAAACAAGTGACTGCCACAGCGAGGCGGAGAGCAGTTACGTTTCCGATCCGGAAGAAGAAGGACCCGTGTCGATAGTGACCAATCTCAGGCCGTCGCCATTAAACGCGCAACAAGTGGAAGAGAAACCTCCGGCCGGAGGTAGGATCGCCAAAGACACTGGCTGTTGTCTTTACAGCGCCATCACAGCCCTTTTCGTCATGGTG gttttaATCGGAATCGTGTTGATCGTTACCGGTCCCGTTTTGGGCCTTCCGTTCCCACCGTTGATGCGAGCCAATACGCCGATGATCCTACCGCCCCTAGACCACAATCATCTGACGGCTAACATCAGCCATGATCCTTTCATGGACGATGGCCATCAAGACGATACGAATCATACCGACGATCAAGAACTGCAATCGATCCATTACGATTGGGAATCGATGGATAACAGTACGAATCCTTCGATGGATTCGTTCGAATACGATTACCTGGAAGAGGCCACCGCAGTGCCGACCAACTGGACTGAATACCTGGCCAACCACAACGAGACGGGCATTTTTAACGAGACGGTCATCGAGGATCTTGCCAACCTGTCGCCGGAAGCGTTACGCACAAA GCACGACGATGACATCGACCACGACGCCATCTATTTCGACGACCAAGCCGAGCAGACTCCGCGCCCGTCTTCCGTAAGGCGACGGCCTTCGGCCACCATCGAGAAAGTCTTACTGCCCATCGTGATGGTGCCGCAATCGGAAACGATCGACGACCGGATGAAAACGAGCCAAGGTGCCGATTCGTGGCGGTCCAACCATTTCTCTGGCGATCGGCCCCATTATCCGCCGAGGCGGTTCGATGAGGACCAATCCAGCGGCCAGATGGACGGTGTCGATGATGAGGATCATTTGACTTCGTCCTCTCGCCGCATTGCCGGCCTCAATCCTCCTAGACGAGGTGGCGCCGGAGGCGATCGAAGGAGAGGCCCGGGCTTGGATTATCGCATGTTCGGCTCTTTAACTCAGCCGGAGAGCAGGAACAGGAGGCCCTTCCGTCCGCGACAGCGGGAACGCTTCCGGCCGCGTGATGATTTCGGTCGGACGACGAGTCTCCATCCGCACAGGGTCCTCCCTCCGCCGGGCCGTTTGCGTTCCAGGATTAATAAGAACAACGACCGGCCGCGGATGATAGAAGGGCGCGAAGGTAATCCGTCGTTTTACATCCGACCTCCGCCAAGACCGAGGCCGCGGATTAGTCATCCGCCGCGTCCGAGAGCCCATCGACCTTCTCCGCAGGATGCCTGGCTGAGTCGTCAACGCACTGCCGATCCTCCTCCTGCTCCGGTGACTACCACCAAACGGCCGGCCTATTCTTATCCGCGGGATGCGATGAGCATCCAGGACATCATCAG TTACATGACGTCGATGAGCCACTCGGAACAGACAACCAAGAAACCGGCGGCGCCGGTCGGGCCCGAACACCGAACGGCCGTTTGGACCAATACGGACTATTATTCAAATGATGCTGCGGAAGGTCGTTCGCGTGCGGGACAGTCCTACCCTCCCGTCTTACCTGCGCCGCCCGGCATTTCTAGATCGCACGATTCGATGCCGGTGGAATCGCACAGGAACGCCGGAGTCTCCAATCCCAATAATCCGTACTCGTTCAAATTGGATGTTTATCCGGTGCGGGACGGCCTGGGCGGGGACAGCTACGCCCCATCGGGTCCGGCTTACAGGCAACAGAGCGTCCCGCCACCGAGCAATTATCGGCACAGGCCATCGTCTTCCTATCAGGAGAACCGACAGCCTTCCGGCGACTCTTCCGGCAGCCTGTCTG ATTCTTATTCGTACCGGCCTCAGCGACGTCCCACCGGAAGCGGTTATCACGATCACGGTGGCTATACGAAATACCGGGAAGATGAGGAGGACGACGCGATGCCGGTGCCGCTGGCCTTCCGGCCAAGACGACCGGAGTCCACCACACCCAAACCGAAGCTGATCGTCCATTTAAACGTTTTCAATCAGGGCAAAGGCACCGGAAGCCGCAACAG CAATAGGTATGCAGAACAACGTCAAAGTGATGACGAAGCCGAAGATTATTATTCTCCCAGTGACATTTATCGGGCCGTTTTGAGAAACAATGCGCCCAAAGGCGATCACGAAG CAGGTGGTGATGATGGTATCATGCCGAGCGGTCAGAGCCGTGTCGATACATTTGCTCATCATCGGATGGACAGCGCTGCAGGGCTGGCTAGTGATTCGGCTGCCTCTTCTTCCGGCGCTGGTAACACGTACGACAGTCACAACATGGCCGCTCTGCCCAGCGATCAGTACTACAGGTCGTTGGTGACGAGGAGACCTTCGTCCAGCAGCGCTAACGCGGGCAATAATTACAGATTGAGTCATCAGAGTCGCAATTTCTATCCGGCTGTGGATGATGATGTTCCGGAACCTCTGCCTATGCCCATGGCTGCCCAGCTATCTAACGATGGCTGCACCGGAGTCAATTGCACTGTCCACGCGGACGGCCTGGTGAATAACACGCAAATAACTCCGCTTGTTTTTTAA
- the LOC116932562 gene encoding uncharacterized protein LOC116932562 isoform X5, giving the protein MVSIDSLTTINTDEDETSDCHSEAESSYVSDPEEEGPVSIVTNLRPSPLNAQQVEEKPPAGGRIAKDTGCCLYSAITALFVMVVLIGIVLIVTGPVLGLPFPPLMRANTPMILPPLDHNHLTANISHDPFMDDGHQDDTNHTDDQELQSIHYDWESMDNSTNPSMDSFEYDYLEEATAVPTNWTEYLANHNETGIFNETVIEDLANLSPEALRTKYVAYVPVPLRFDDDQQTDATDDDFHDSETNDRHDDDIDHDAIYFDDQAEQTPRPSSVRRRPSATIEKVLLPIVMVPQSETIDDRMKTSQGADSWRSNHFSGDRPHYPPRRFDEDQSSGQMDGVDDEDHLTSSSRRIAGLNPPRRGGAGGDRRRGPGLDYRMFGSLTQPESRNRRPFRPRQRERFRPRDDFGRTTSLHPHRVLPPPGRLRSRINKNNDRPRMIEGREGNPSFYIRPPPRPRPRISHPPRPRAHRPSPQDAWLSRQRTADPPPAPVTTTKRPAYSYPRDAMSIQDIISYMTSMSHSEQTTKKPAAPVGPEHRTAVWTNTDYYSNDAAEGRSRAGQSYPPVLPAPPGISRSHDSMPVESHRNAGVSNPNNPYSFKLDVYPVRDGLGGDSYAPSGPAYRQQSVPPPSNYRHRPSSSYQENRQPSGDSSGSLSDSYSYRPQRRPTGSGYHDHGGYTKYREDEEDDAMPVPLAFRPRRPESTTPKPKLIVHLNVFNQGKGTGSRNSNRYAEQRQSDDEAEDYYSPSDIYRAVLRNNAPKGDHEAGGDDGIMPSGQSRVDTFAHHRMDSAAGLASDSAASSSGAGNTYDSHNMAALPSDQYYRSLVTRRPSSSSANAGNNYRLSHQSRNFYPAVDDDVPEPLPMPMAAQLSNDGCTGVNCTVHADGLVNNTQITPLVF; this is encoded by the exons ATGGTCAGCATCGACAGTTTGACAACCATCAACACGGACGAAGACGAAACAAGTGACTGCCACAGCGAGGCGGAGAGCAGTTACGTTTCCGATCCGGAAGAAGAAGGACCCGTGTCGATAGTGACCAATCTCAGGCCGTCGCCATTAAACGCGCAACAAGTGGAAGAGAAACCTCCGGCCGGAGGTAGGATCGCCAAAGACACTGGCTGTTGTCTTTACAGCGCCATCACAGCCCTTTTCGTCATGGTG gttttaATCGGAATCGTGTTGATCGTTACCGGTCCCGTTTTGGGCCTTCCGTTCCCACCGTTGATGCGAGCCAATACGCCGATGATCCTACCGCCCCTAGACCACAATCATCTGACGGCTAACATCAGCCATGATCCTTTCATGGACGATGGCCATCAAGACGATACGAATCATACCGACGATCAAGAACTGCAATCGATCCATTACGATTGGGAATCGATGGATAACAGTACGAATCCTTCGATGGATTCGTTCGAATACGATTACCTGGAAGAGGCCACCGCAGTGCCGACCAACTGGACTGAATACCTGGCCAACCACAACGAGACGGGCATTTTTAACGAGACGGTCATCGAGGATCTTGCCAACCTGTCGCCGGAAGCGTTACGCACAAAGTATGTGGCCTACGTGCCTGTCCCGCTCAGATTTGACGACGACCAACAGACTGACGCAACTGATGACGACTTTCATGACTCGGAAACGAATGACAGGCACGACGATGACATCGACCACGACGCCATCTATTTCGACGACCAAGCCGAGCAGACTCCGCGCCCGTCTTCCGTAAGGCGACGGCCTTCGGCCACCATCGAGAAAGTCTTACTGCCCATCGTGATGGTGCCGCAATCGGAAACGATCGACGACCGGATGAAAACGAGCCAAGGTGCCGATTCGTGGCGGTCCAACCATTTCTCTGGCGATCGGCCCCATTATCCGCCGAGGCGGTTCGATGAGGACCAATCCAGCGGCCAGATGGACGGTGTCGATGATGAGGATCATTTGACTTCGTCCTCTCGCCGCATTGCCGGCCTCAATCCTCCTAGACGAGGTGGCGCCGGAGGCGATCGAAGGAGAGGCCCGGGCTTGGATTATCGCATGTTCGGCTCTTTAACTCAGCCGGAGAGCAGGAACAGGAGGCCCTTCCGTCCGCGACAGCGGGAACGCTTCCGGCCGCGTGATGATTTCGGTCGGACGACGAGTCTCCATCCGCACAGGGTCCTCCCTCCGCCGGGCCGTTTGCGTTCCAGGATTAATAAGAACAACGACCGGCCGCGGATGATAGAAGGGCGCGAAGGTAATCCGTCGTTTTACATCCGACCTCCGCCAAGACCGAGGCCGCGGATTAGTCATCCGCCGCGTCCGAGAGCCCATCGACCTTCTCCGCAGGATGCCTGGCTGAGTCGTCAACGCACTGCCGATCCTCCTCCTGCTCCGGTGACTACCACCAAACGGCCGGCCTATTCTTATCCGCGGGATGCGATGAGCATCCAGGACATCATCAG TTACATGACGTCGATGAGCCACTCGGAACAGACAACCAAGAAACCGGCGGCGCCGGTCGGGCCCGAACACCGAACGGCCGTTTGGACCAATACGGACTATTATTCAAATGATGCTGCGGAAGGTCGTTCGCGTGCGGGACAGTCCTACCCTCCCGTCTTACCTGCGCCGCCCGGCATTTCTAGATCGCACGATTCGATGCCGGTGGAATCGCACAGGAACGCCGGAGTCTCCAATCCCAATAATCCGTACTCGTTCAAATTGGATGTTTATCCGGTGCGGGACGGCCTGGGCGGGGACAGCTACGCCCCATCGGGTCCGGCTTACAGGCAACAGAGCGTCCCGCCACCGAGCAATTATCGGCACAGGCCATCGTCTTCCTATCAGGAGAACCGACAGCCTTCCGGCGACTCTTCCGGCAGCCTGTCTG ATTCTTATTCGTACCGGCCTCAGCGACGTCCCACCGGAAGCGGTTATCACGATCACGGTGGCTATACGAAATACCGGGAAGATGAGGAGGACGACGCGATGCCGGTGCCGCTGGCCTTCCGGCCAAGACGACCGGAGTCCACCACACCCAAACCGAAGCTGATCGTCCATTTAAACGTTTTCAATCAGGGCAAAGGCACCGGAAGCCGCAACAG CAATAGGTATGCAGAACAACGTCAAAGTGATGACGAAGCCGAAGATTATTATTCTCCCAGTGACATTTATCGGGCCGTTTTGAGAAACAATGCGCCCAAAGGCGATCACGAAG CAGGTGGTGATGATGGTATCATGCCGAGCGGTCAGAGCCGTGTCGATACATTTGCTCATCATCGGATGGACAGCGCTGCAGGGCTGGCTAGTGATTCGGCTGCCTCTTCTTCCGGCGCTGGTAACACGTACGACAGTCACAACATGGCCGCTCTGCCCAGCGATCAGTACTACAGGTCGTTGGTGACGAGGAGACCTTCGTCCAGCAGCGCTAACGCGGGCAATAATTACAGATTGAGTCATCAGAGTCGCAATTTCTATCCGGCTGTGGATGATGATGTTCCGGAACCTCTGCCTATGCCCATGGCTGCCCAGCTATCTAACGATGGCTGCACCGGAGTCAATTGCACTGTCCACGCGGACGGCCTGGTGAATAACACGCAAATAACTCCGCTTGTTTTTTAA